The Linepithema humile isolate Giens D197 chromosome 2, Lhum_UNIL_v1.0, whole genome shotgun sequence genome has a segment encoding these proteins:
- the mon2 gene encoding protein MON2 homolog isoform X2 has translation MAMSTMANTVVGSNPENTSKFLEALQSDLKVLASETKKKYPQIKESCEEGIAKLRTATNNPGTPIYYIVNQILYPLVQGCESKDLKIIKFCLGMMQRLITQQAVDQKGARYITDTLWLLMESGTEEVKVLQTVTLLLTSNAVVHGDTLARNLVLCFRLHFTKDCTTINTAGATVRQLVSLVFERVVAEDEQSPDQSESDEVNLEELKIPTNQAPKGLGPCAADAYLMFQDLVQLVNADQPYWLIGITEMTRTFGLELLESVLTNFSSVFFKHPEFSFLLKERVCALVIKLFSPNIKYRNSVPASLQQATPLDKPYFPISMRLLRVVSILIQKYHSLLVTECEIFLSLIVKFLDPDKPTWQRALALEVLHKMTVQADLLTNFCECYDLKPHATNIFQDIVNSLGAYVHSLFVNPQMMSQTVTSTTVPQSTGSPLFTGMPIGPGVSPQPGFYSRGIWLPVVATFTSGQAKPTYLEMLDKVEPPQIPIGYGISIAYACLLDIIRSISLAINGSKDDSTEGQTYQPSESERKLHVQLINSSWCGLLAALSPLIDASTDESATENVLKSIQTFASLCGQLELQAPRDAFITAICKASLPPHYALTVLYNAPQGIPTARQQDAQYNLTMGEPDYRQQVVAVGTPLPTASLPIGAHQGPVMLTAKNLQCMRALLSLAHCHGSILGSAWHLVLTTLQHLVWILGLKPSTGGSLKAGRTAADPNAVLTNAVMADLPVLSAMLSRLFESSQHLDDVALHHLIDALCKLSHEAMELAYSNREPSLFAVAKLLETGLVNLPRVEVLWRPLTNHLLEVCQHPHIRMREWGVEAITYLVKMALQHKYPQPLRDNQKLQTLLLGPLSELSSVRHGDVRQRQLECVLQVLHGAGETLYHGWPLVLGIIGAVSDHHGEALVRIAFQCLQLVVTDFLPVMPWRCLPLCVDTAAKFGSQTQELNISLTAVGLMWNISDYFYQNQEKLCVCLRGDSSSVFPDFPGTTNMPPFDKLWMCLYARLGDLCVDSRPAVRKSASQTLFSTISAHGSLLHQPTWQAVLWQVLFPLLDKVRSLSNSASSEKVDTSGNILIHHSRNTAQKQWAETQVLTLSGVARVFNTKRQLLQMLGDFPRAWSLLLEFIENSALSKNNEVSLAALKSFQEILFQPKGSDSTEVIQSNDSEGLWMVTWRVWLNIGMESTAPPQEGDTEPYVPSQAFLTALMHIFPGVFQHIRNKFTGPDLQKLCIVLKNAVAVPVHGESTPYILPSVPDVVLTHLQDEVLHSMELLQKEALNGPDNLRTMIVLIFLQLLSFSKLACEAPTYGKIPTKHISQIRGVSADWVTMNYVPFGEKALSMVVSLYQKTAHEMAVIDGQVLKHVVEALHVPLSMKYACPSATTWKLAVTSLLAVLHTGLPLARKYPEQFQSMWLELASTLDDFLFPKSVLNAERGVEEIQADEAVDCQVMELLRDEVLPHSQHIPHQFILRVVMLLNKGSIHSATTANIENGAETKLREEFAKTCFETLLQFSLLDGLNNDAENKDLKKSSENDEGGIAGRLAVTALLHRFQEVLRRYIESERRSGKCPLPRLSEISFVLKAVATLVVSLKKAPPNKVERSVWEQLIGLYPCLVECTIATTSGQVSRSLREALLQYHDLLRAPVYNTPTTNGV, from the exons TCATGTGAAGAAGGTATTGCAAAGTTAAGGACTGCAACAAATAACCCAGGGACgccaatatattatattgtaaatcaAATACTTTATCCTTTAGTTCAGGGTTGTGAGagtaaagatttaaaaattatcaag ttttgcTTAGGCATGATGCAGAGGCTAATAACACAGCAAGCAGTAGATCAGAAAGGCGCCCGATATATTACAGATACCTTATGGTTGTTAATGGAATCTGGTACAGAAGAAGTTAAAGTCTTGCAAACTGTAACTCTACTACTTACAAGTAACGCTGTGGTACATGGAGATACTCTTGCACGA AATTTGGTGCTCTGTTTCcgattacattttacaaaagacTGTACAACGATAAATACAGCGGGTGCTACTGTAAGACAACTGGTATCTTTGGTGTTTGAAAGAGTAGTTGCTGAGGATGAGCAGAGTCCTGATCAATCAGAATCTGATGAAGTTAATTTAGaggaattaaaaattccaaCAAATCAAGCGCCTAAAGGTCTTGGTCCTTGCGCTGCAGATGCATACTTAATGTTTCAG gaTCTAGTTCAATTAGTAAATGCTGATCAACCATACTGGTTAATAGGCATTACAGAAATGACTAGAACATTTGGTTTGGAGCTACTAGAATcagttttaacaaatttttcatcaGTCTTTTTTAAG catcCAGAATTTAGCTTCTTACTTAAAGAAAGAGTGTGTGCACTTGTGATAAAACTATTTTCGCCTAACATCAAGTATCGTAATTCAGTGCCAGCTTCTTTGCAACAAGCCACTCCTTTGGACAAACCTTACTTTCCTATTAGTATgagacttttgcgagttgtgTCGATTTTAATACAGAAATATCATTCGTTGTTG GTGAcagaatgtgaaatatttttatctttaattgtgaaatttcTGGATCCTGACAAACCTACTTGGCAGAGAGCTTTAGCTTTGGAAGTTTTGCATAAAATGACAGTGCAGGCAGATTTGCTGACAAATTTCTGTGAATGTTATGACTTAAAACCACAcgctacaaatatttttcaagatattgTCAATAGCTTAGGTGCTTATGTACATAGTCTCTTTGTGAATCCACAGATGATGAGTCAAACag TAACAAGTACAACTGTACCTCAAAGCACAGGTTCGCCATTGTTCACCGGAATGCCTATCGGACCTGGCGTATCGCCTCAACCTGGTTTTTATTCGCGCGGTATATGGTTACCAGTAGTAGCAACATTTACAAGCGGGCAAGCTAAGCCAACATA TTTGGAAATGCTGGACAAAGTTGAGCCACCACAAATACCGATTGGTTACGGAATCAGTATAGCTTATGCGTGCCTACTAGATATCATAAGATCGATCTCGCTGGCCATAAATGGATCGAAAGATGATAGTACCGAAGGTCAGACCTATCAGCCGAGCGAATCCGAACGGAAACTTCATGTACAATTAATAAACTCTAGTTGGTGCGGTCTATTGGCGGCTCTCAGTCCATTGATAGATGCTAG CACGGATGAATCAGCGACGGAGAATGTCTTGAAATCAATTCAGACCTTTGCGTCACTTTGCGGCCAATTGGAATTGCAAGCACCACGTGACGCCTTCATCACTGCGATATGTAAAGCCTCGCTACCACCTCATTACGCTCTAACTGTTCTGTACAACGCGCCTCAAGGCATACCAACGGCAAGACAGCAAGATGCTCAGTACAATTTAACGATGGGCGAGCCCGATTATAGACAACAAGTAGTTGCCGTCGGTACGCCGTTGCCGACGGCGTCCTTACCAATTG GTGCTCATCAGGGTCCTGTCATGTTGACTGCGAAAAATCTGCAATGTATGCGCGCGCTATTATCATTGGCTCATTGTCACGGCAGCATACTCGGTAGCGCGTGGCATTTGGTACTTACCACTCTTCAGCATCTCGTTTGGATACTTGGATTAAAACCTTCCACCGGAGGATCCTTAAAAGCAGGGAGAACCGCTGCTGATCCTAACGCAGTGTTGACGAATGCAGTCATGGCGGATTTACCGGTGCTCAGCGCTATGCTTAGCAGATTATTCGAGAGCAGCCAGCATCTTGATGATGTCGCTTTGCATCACTTAATAGATGCCTTGTGCAAACTGAGCCACGAGGCTATGGAGTTGGCATATTCTAATCGCGAACCTTCATTGTTCGCTGTTGCCAAACTGCTGGAGACAGGCTTAGTGAACTTACCACGTGTAGAAGTGCTCTGGAGACCACTGACGAACCATTTGTTGGAAGTCTGTCAACACCCGCACATCCGTATGAGAGAGTGGGGCGTGGAAGCGATTACTTATCTTGTCAAGATGGCTCTTCAACATAAATATCCGCAACCGCTCCGCGATAATCAGAAGCTACAAACGTTACTGCTAGGACCATTGTCGGAGTTATCGTCCGTGCGTCATGGAGATGTCAGGCAGCGGCAGTTAGAATGTGTCTTACAAGTGCTTCACGGCGCCGGAGAAACACTATACCATGGCTGGCCTTTAGTGCTCGGTATAATAGGAGCAGTTTCCGATCATCACGGGGAAGCTTTAGTACGCATAGCCTTCCAATGTTTGCAATTGGTCGTAACGGACTTTTTACCGGTGATGCCTTGGCGATGTCTTCCGCTCTGCGTCGACACAGCTGCCAAATTCGGATCGCAGACGCaggaattaaatatttcactcACAGCCGTCGGTCTAATGTGGAATATAAGCGACTACTTCTACCAGAACCAAGAGAAATTGTGCGTCTGCCTGCGCGGAGACTCGTCGTCGGTATTTCCCGATTTTCCCGGCACAACAAACATGCCTCCGTTCGACAAGCTCTGGATGTGTCTGTATGCGAGACTTGGAGATTTGTGCGTCGATTCGCGGCCAGCCGTGCGCAAATCAGCGAGCCAAACCCTGTTCTCCACTATATCAGCGCACGGTAGCCTCCTGCATCAACCTACGTGGCAAGCGGTACTCTGGCAGGTACTGTTTCCGCTGTTGGACAAAGTAAGAAGCCTGTCGAACTCGGCTAGCAGTGAAAAGGTCGATACCAGTGGAAACATACTCATTCATCACAGCAGGAATACGGCGCAGAAGCAATGGGCGGAAACGCAGGTTTTAACGTTAAGCGGCGTAGCCCGAGTATTCAACACGAAACGTCAGCTGTTGCAAATGTTAGGCGATTTTCCCAGAGCGTGGTCGTTGCTCCTCGAGTTCATCGAAAATTCCGCGCTCAGCAAAAATAACGAGGTCTCTTTAGCGGCGCTGAAATCTTTCCAAGAGATCCTCTTTCAGCCGAAGGGAAGCGACAGCACCGAGGTGATTCAGTCGAACGATTCGGAAGGCTTATGGATGGTGACGTGGCGCGTGTGGCTTAATATCGGAATGGAGAGCACCGCGCCGCCGCAGGAGGGCGACACCGAGCCTTACGTGCCGTCGCAAGCATTCCTCACCGCACTGATGCACATATTCCCAGGTGTTTTCCAGCACATCAGAAACAAGTTCACCGGCCCCGATCTGCAAAAGTTATGTATTGTACTGAAGAATGCAGTGGCCGTACCGGTGCACGGCGAATCGACGCCGTACATCCTGCCGTCAGTGCCCGATGTAGTTCTCACTCATCTGCAAGACGAAGTCCTGCATTCTATGGAGCTGCTGCAGAAGGAGGCGTTAAACGGCCCGGACAACTTGCGCACGATGATCGTGCTGATCTTCCTTCAATTGCTGAGCTTCTCGAAGCTGGCGTGCGAGGCGCCGACCTACGGTAAAATACCAACGAAACACATTTCGCAGATCAGAGGCGTGTCCGCCGACTGGGTCACGATGAATTACGTTCCATTCGGCGAGAAAGCTCTGTCGATGGTCGTGAGCCTATATCAGAAGACTGCTCATGAAATGGCCGTGATCGACGGCCAAGTGCTGAAGCACGTAGTAGAAGCGCTGCACGTACCGCTGTCGATGAAGTACGCGTGTCCGTCCGCAACGACGTGGAAATTAGCCGTGACCAGTCTGTTGGCTGTCTTGCACACCGGCCTGCCGCTCGCCAGAAAGTATCCCGAACAGTTCCAGAGCATGTGGCTCGAACTTGCGAGCACGCTGGACGATTTCCTGTTCCCTAAAAG TGTGCTGAATGCAGAACGAGGGGTTGAAGAGATCCAGGCTGATGAGGCGGTGGATTGTCAAGTTATGGAGTTACTGAGAGACGAAGTCCTGCCACATTCTCAGCATATACCTCATCAGTTTATCCTGAGAGTTGTTATGCTTTTGAATAAAGGCTCTATACATTCAGCCACTACAGCAAATATCg aaAATGGAGCAGAGACAAAGTTACGGGAAGAATTTGCGAAAACCTGCTTCGAGACTCTGTTGCAGTTTTCTTTATTAGACGGATTGAACAATGATGCGGAAAATAAAGACCTGAAGAAGAGTTCGGAAAATGACGAGGGTGGTATCGCTGGGCGATTGGCAGTTACGGCTCTTCTGCACAGATTCCAAGAAGTTTTACGACGATATATCGAGAGCGAAAGACGTAGCGGAAAGTGTCCTTTGCCTAG GTTGTCAGAGATATCGTTTGTTCTTAAAGCTGTTGCCACCCTCGTAGTTTCGCTCAAAAAAGCGCCTCCAAATAAag TCGAGAGATCAGTATGGGAGCAGCTGATTGGATTATATCCATGCTTAGTGGAGTGCACGATCGCGACCACCTCTGGACAAGTATCCAGATCCTTGCGAGAAGCACTGCTGCAATATCACGATTTATTGCGGGCACCAGTTTACAATACGCCAACTACAAATGGCGTTTGA
- the mon2 gene encoding protein MON2 homolog isoform X1, with amino-acid sequence MAMSTMANTVVGSNPENTSKFLEALQSDLKVLASETKKKYPQIKESCEEGIAKLRTATNNPGTPIYYIVNQILYPLVQGCESKDLKIIKFCLGMMQRLITQQAVDQKGARYITDTLWLLMESGTEEVKVLQTVTLLLTSNAVVHGDTLARNLVLCFRLHFTKDCTTINTAGATVRQLVSLVFERVVAEDEQSPDQSESDEVNLEELKIPTNQAPKGLGPCAADAYLMFQDLVQLVNADQPYWLIGITEMTRTFGLELLESVLTNFSSVFFKHPEFSFLLKERVCALVIKLFSPNIKYRNSVPASLQQATPLDKPYFPISMRLLRVVSILIQKYHSLLVTECEIFLSLIVKFLDPDKPTWQRALALEVLHKMTVQADLLTNFCECYDLKPHATNIFQDIVNSLGAYVHSLFVNPQMMSQTVTSTTVPQSTGSPLFTGMPIGPGVSPQPGFYSRGIWLPVVATFTSGQAKPTYLEMLDKVEPPQIPIGYGISIAYACLLDIIRSISLAINGSKDDSTEGQTYQPSESERKLHVQLINSSWCGLLAALSPLIDASTDESATENVLKSIQTFASLCGQLELQAPRDAFITAICKASLPPHYALTVLYNAPQGIPTARQQDAQYNLTMGEPDYRQQVVAVGTPLPTASLPIGAHQGPVMLTAKNLQCMRALLSLAHCHGSILGSAWHLVLTTLQHLVWILGLKPSTGGSLKAGRTAADPNAVLTNAVMADLPVLSAMLSRLFESSQHLDDVALHHLIDALCKLSHEAMELAYSNREPSLFAVAKLLETGLVNLPRVEVLWRPLTNHLLEVCQHPHIRMREWGVEAITYLVKMALQHKYPQPLRDNQKLQTLLLGPLSELSSVRHGDVRQRQLECVLQVLHGAGETLYHGWPLVLGIIGAVSDHHGEALVRIAFQCLQLVVTDFLPVMPWRCLPLCVDTAAKFGSQTQELNISLTAVGLMWNISDYFYQNQEKLCVCLRGDSSSVFPDFPGTTNMPPFDKLWMCLYARLGDLCVDSRPAVRKSASQTLFSTISAHGSLLHQPTWQAVLWQVLFPLLDKVRSLSNSASSEKVDTSGNILIHHSRNTAQKQWAETQVLTLSGVARVFNTKRQLLQMLGDFPRAWSLLLEFIENSALSKNNEVSLAALKSFQEILFQPKGSDSTEVIQSNDSEGLWMVTWRVWLNIGMESTAPPQEGDTEPYVPSQAFLTALMHIFPGVFQHIRNKFTGPDLQKLCIVLKNAVAVPVHGESTPYILPSVPDVVLTHLQDEVLHSMELLQKEALNGPDNLRTMIVLIFLQLLSFSKLACEAPTYGKIPTKHISQIRGVSADWVTMNYVPFGEKALSMVVSLYQKTAHEMAVIDGQVLKHVVEALHVPLSMKYACPSATTWKLAVTSLLAVLHTGLPLARKYPEQFQSMWLELASTLDDFLFPKSVLNAERGVEEIQADEAVDCQVMELLRDEVLPHSQHIPHQFILRVVMLLNKGSIHSATTANIENGAETKLREEFAKTCFETLLQFSLLDGLNNDAENKDLKKSSENDEGGIAGRLAVTALLHRFQEVLRRYIESERRSGKCPLPRYRLSEISFVLKAVATLVVSLKKAPPNKVERSVWEQLIGLYPCLVECTIATTSGQVSRSLREALLQYHDLLRAPVYNTPTTNGV; translated from the exons TCATGTGAAGAAGGTATTGCAAAGTTAAGGACTGCAACAAATAACCCAGGGACgccaatatattatattgtaaatcaAATACTTTATCCTTTAGTTCAGGGTTGTGAGagtaaagatttaaaaattatcaag ttttgcTTAGGCATGATGCAGAGGCTAATAACACAGCAAGCAGTAGATCAGAAAGGCGCCCGATATATTACAGATACCTTATGGTTGTTAATGGAATCTGGTACAGAAGAAGTTAAAGTCTTGCAAACTGTAACTCTACTACTTACAAGTAACGCTGTGGTACATGGAGATACTCTTGCACGA AATTTGGTGCTCTGTTTCcgattacattttacaaaagacTGTACAACGATAAATACAGCGGGTGCTACTGTAAGACAACTGGTATCTTTGGTGTTTGAAAGAGTAGTTGCTGAGGATGAGCAGAGTCCTGATCAATCAGAATCTGATGAAGTTAATTTAGaggaattaaaaattccaaCAAATCAAGCGCCTAAAGGTCTTGGTCCTTGCGCTGCAGATGCATACTTAATGTTTCAG gaTCTAGTTCAATTAGTAAATGCTGATCAACCATACTGGTTAATAGGCATTACAGAAATGACTAGAACATTTGGTTTGGAGCTACTAGAATcagttttaacaaatttttcatcaGTCTTTTTTAAG catcCAGAATTTAGCTTCTTACTTAAAGAAAGAGTGTGTGCACTTGTGATAAAACTATTTTCGCCTAACATCAAGTATCGTAATTCAGTGCCAGCTTCTTTGCAACAAGCCACTCCTTTGGACAAACCTTACTTTCCTATTAGTATgagacttttgcgagttgtgTCGATTTTAATACAGAAATATCATTCGTTGTTG GTGAcagaatgtgaaatatttttatctttaattgtgaaatttcTGGATCCTGACAAACCTACTTGGCAGAGAGCTTTAGCTTTGGAAGTTTTGCATAAAATGACAGTGCAGGCAGATTTGCTGACAAATTTCTGTGAATGTTATGACTTAAAACCACAcgctacaaatatttttcaagatattgTCAATAGCTTAGGTGCTTATGTACATAGTCTCTTTGTGAATCCACAGATGATGAGTCAAACag TAACAAGTACAACTGTACCTCAAAGCACAGGTTCGCCATTGTTCACCGGAATGCCTATCGGACCTGGCGTATCGCCTCAACCTGGTTTTTATTCGCGCGGTATATGGTTACCAGTAGTAGCAACATTTACAAGCGGGCAAGCTAAGCCAACATA TTTGGAAATGCTGGACAAAGTTGAGCCACCACAAATACCGATTGGTTACGGAATCAGTATAGCTTATGCGTGCCTACTAGATATCATAAGATCGATCTCGCTGGCCATAAATGGATCGAAAGATGATAGTACCGAAGGTCAGACCTATCAGCCGAGCGAATCCGAACGGAAACTTCATGTACAATTAATAAACTCTAGTTGGTGCGGTCTATTGGCGGCTCTCAGTCCATTGATAGATGCTAG CACGGATGAATCAGCGACGGAGAATGTCTTGAAATCAATTCAGACCTTTGCGTCACTTTGCGGCCAATTGGAATTGCAAGCACCACGTGACGCCTTCATCACTGCGATATGTAAAGCCTCGCTACCACCTCATTACGCTCTAACTGTTCTGTACAACGCGCCTCAAGGCATACCAACGGCAAGACAGCAAGATGCTCAGTACAATTTAACGATGGGCGAGCCCGATTATAGACAACAAGTAGTTGCCGTCGGTACGCCGTTGCCGACGGCGTCCTTACCAATTG GTGCTCATCAGGGTCCTGTCATGTTGACTGCGAAAAATCTGCAATGTATGCGCGCGCTATTATCATTGGCTCATTGTCACGGCAGCATACTCGGTAGCGCGTGGCATTTGGTACTTACCACTCTTCAGCATCTCGTTTGGATACTTGGATTAAAACCTTCCACCGGAGGATCCTTAAAAGCAGGGAGAACCGCTGCTGATCCTAACGCAGTGTTGACGAATGCAGTCATGGCGGATTTACCGGTGCTCAGCGCTATGCTTAGCAGATTATTCGAGAGCAGCCAGCATCTTGATGATGTCGCTTTGCATCACTTAATAGATGCCTTGTGCAAACTGAGCCACGAGGCTATGGAGTTGGCATATTCTAATCGCGAACCTTCATTGTTCGCTGTTGCCAAACTGCTGGAGACAGGCTTAGTGAACTTACCACGTGTAGAAGTGCTCTGGAGACCACTGACGAACCATTTGTTGGAAGTCTGTCAACACCCGCACATCCGTATGAGAGAGTGGGGCGTGGAAGCGATTACTTATCTTGTCAAGATGGCTCTTCAACATAAATATCCGCAACCGCTCCGCGATAATCAGAAGCTACAAACGTTACTGCTAGGACCATTGTCGGAGTTATCGTCCGTGCGTCATGGAGATGTCAGGCAGCGGCAGTTAGAATGTGTCTTACAAGTGCTTCACGGCGCCGGAGAAACACTATACCATGGCTGGCCTTTAGTGCTCGGTATAATAGGAGCAGTTTCCGATCATCACGGGGAAGCTTTAGTACGCATAGCCTTCCAATGTTTGCAATTGGTCGTAACGGACTTTTTACCGGTGATGCCTTGGCGATGTCTTCCGCTCTGCGTCGACACAGCTGCCAAATTCGGATCGCAGACGCaggaattaaatatttcactcACAGCCGTCGGTCTAATGTGGAATATAAGCGACTACTTCTACCAGAACCAAGAGAAATTGTGCGTCTGCCTGCGCGGAGACTCGTCGTCGGTATTTCCCGATTTTCCCGGCACAACAAACATGCCTCCGTTCGACAAGCTCTGGATGTGTCTGTATGCGAGACTTGGAGATTTGTGCGTCGATTCGCGGCCAGCCGTGCGCAAATCAGCGAGCCAAACCCTGTTCTCCACTATATCAGCGCACGGTAGCCTCCTGCATCAACCTACGTGGCAAGCGGTACTCTGGCAGGTACTGTTTCCGCTGTTGGACAAAGTAAGAAGCCTGTCGAACTCGGCTAGCAGTGAAAAGGTCGATACCAGTGGAAACATACTCATTCATCACAGCAGGAATACGGCGCAGAAGCAATGGGCGGAAACGCAGGTTTTAACGTTAAGCGGCGTAGCCCGAGTATTCAACACGAAACGTCAGCTGTTGCAAATGTTAGGCGATTTTCCCAGAGCGTGGTCGTTGCTCCTCGAGTTCATCGAAAATTCCGCGCTCAGCAAAAATAACGAGGTCTCTTTAGCGGCGCTGAAATCTTTCCAAGAGATCCTCTTTCAGCCGAAGGGAAGCGACAGCACCGAGGTGATTCAGTCGAACGATTCGGAAGGCTTATGGATGGTGACGTGGCGCGTGTGGCTTAATATCGGAATGGAGAGCACCGCGCCGCCGCAGGAGGGCGACACCGAGCCTTACGTGCCGTCGCAAGCATTCCTCACCGCACTGATGCACATATTCCCAGGTGTTTTCCAGCACATCAGAAACAAGTTCACCGGCCCCGATCTGCAAAAGTTATGTATTGTACTGAAGAATGCAGTGGCCGTACCGGTGCACGGCGAATCGACGCCGTACATCCTGCCGTCAGTGCCCGATGTAGTTCTCACTCATCTGCAAGACGAAGTCCTGCATTCTATGGAGCTGCTGCAGAAGGAGGCGTTAAACGGCCCGGACAACTTGCGCACGATGATCGTGCTGATCTTCCTTCAATTGCTGAGCTTCTCGAAGCTGGCGTGCGAGGCGCCGACCTACGGTAAAATACCAACGAAACACATTTCGCAGATCAGAGGCGTGTCCGCCGACTGGGTCACGATGAATTACGTTCCATTCGGCGAGAAAGCTCTGTCGATGGTCGTGAGCCTATATCAGAAGACTGCTCATGAAATGGCCGTGATCGACGGCCAAGTGCTGAAGCACGTAGTAGAAGCGCTGCACGTACCGCTGTCGATGAAGTACGCGTGTCCGTCCGCAACGACGTGGAAATTAGCCGTGACCAGTCTGTTGGCTGTCTTGCACACCGGCCTGCCGCTCGCCAGAAAGTATCCCGAACAGTTCCAGAGCATGTGGCTCGAACTTGCGAGCACGCTGGACGATTTCCTGTTCCCTAAAAG TGTGCTGAATGCAGAACGAGGGGTTGAAGAGATCCAGGCTGATGAGGCGGTGGATTGTCAAGTTATGGAGTTACTGAGAGACGAAGTCCTGCCACATTCTCAGCATATACCTCATCAGTTTATCCTGAGAGTTGTTATGCTTTTGAATAAAGGCTCTATACATTCAGCCACTACAGCAAATATCg aaAATGGAGCAGAGACAAAGTTACGGGAAGAATTTGCGAAAACCTGCTTCGAGACTCTGTTGCAGTTTTCTTTATTAGACGGATTGAACAATGATGCGGAAAATAAAGACCTGAAGAAGAGTTCGGAAAATGACGAGGGTGGTATCGCTGGGCGATTGGCAGTTACGGCTCTTCTGCACAGATTCCAAGAAGTTTTACGACGATATATCGAGAGCGAAAGACGTAGCGGAAAGTGTCCTTTGCCTAG GTACAGGTTGTCAGAGATATCGTTTGTTCTTAAAGCTGTTGCCACCCTCGTAGTTTCGCTCAAAAAAGCGCCTCCAAATAAag TCGAGAGATCAGTATGGGAGCAGCTGATTGGATTATATCCATGCTTAGTGGAGTGCACGATCGCGACCACCTCTGGACAAGTATCCAGATCCTTGCGAGAAGCACTGCTGCAATATCACGATTTATTGCGGGCACCAGTTTACAATACGCCAACTACAAATGGCGTTTGA